One window of the Chryseotalea sp. WA131a genome contains the following:
- a CDS encoding gluconate 2-dehydrogenase subunit 3 family protein — protein MDRREALRKTALLMGAAVSASAMAGLLNGCKAKPDLNYKPVFFNEDQARLVSELSDIIMPKTDTLGAKEVGVPNFIDKMLNECYKKEDQDRFLAGLASFDEEAKKAHGDSFIYLKPEEQLTFVKKYNEDSVKASKEKPGPKPFFLMAKELTLMGYFTSEEGATKVLQYEAVPGAYKGCIPLKEAGQGRTWAT, from the coding sequence ATCGATCGAAGAGAAGCATTGCGCAAAACTGCGCTATTGATGGGTGCAGCGGTTTCAGCTTCTGCTATGGCAGGATTGCTCAACGGCTGCAAGGCCAAACCAGATCTCAATTACAAGCCCGTGTTCTTTAATGAAGATCAAGCTCGATTGGTATCGGAGCTATCAGATATTATTATGCCCAAGACCGATACACTAGGGGCCAAGGAAGTGGGAGTGCCCAACTTCATTGACAAAATGCTAAACGAATGTTACAAGAAAGAAGACCAAGATCGCTTCCTTGCGGGATTGGCTAGTTTTGATGAGGAAGCCAAGAAAGCACATGGCGATAGCTTTATTTACCTAAAACCGGAAGAGCAATTGACGTTTGTAAAAAAATACAACGAAGATTCAGTGAAAGCCAGTAAAGAGAAGCCGGGACCTAAACCATTTTTCTTAATGGCCAAAGAACTAACCTTGATGGGGTATTTTACTTCTGAGGAGGGAGCTACGAAAGTACTTCAATACGAAGCAGTTCCTGGCGCATACAAAGGCTGCATTCCTTTGAAAGAAGCAGGGCAGGGCAGAACGTGGGCTACGTAG
- a CDS encoding GMC family oxidoreductase, translating into MNLNTEAEKKNTYDAIVVGTGISGGIAAKELTEKGLKTLVLERGRDVKHPDYPTATKDLWQLENANKPTQEDLRKQGVQNRTGYTTNQDTKHWFVNDLEHPYTEKEGTRFDWMRGYHVGGRSIMWGRQSYRLSPMDFEANAKDGIAVDWPVRYDEIAPWYDYVEQYVGVSGQNEGLAQLPDGKFLPPMELNCVELELKKTLKEKFDRAFTIGRTAHATAPLAHMPWRGTCQFRNLCARGCPYGGYYSSNSGGLISAEKTGNMTLRANSVVTEIIYDEQKGKATGVKVLDGVTGEQMEFYANVIFLCASTMGSAFIMLNSISNRFPNGFGNDSGELGHNIMDHQLGVGAGGMVEGFEDQYYFGRRANGFYIPRYRNVGKDKRDYLRGFGYQGGGSRQGWGSLVAEMAIGEDLKKMASTPGRWTIGMMGFGEILPDHANRVSINKDKKDIHGLPTLLFETNLKENELKMRVDMKNDAVEMLEAADVKNIHSYDNVTGIGLGIHEMGTARMGKDPKTSVLNKWNQVHACKNVFVTDGSFMTSAGCQNPSLTYMAFTARAADFAVSEMKKGNL; encoded by the coding sequence ATGAATCTGAATACTGAAGCGGAGAAAAAAAATACCTACGATGCTATTGTGGTAGGTACGGGAATTAGTGGAGGCATTGCAGCCAAAGAACTAACCGAAAAGGGTTTGAAAACACTGGTGCTAGAGCGAGGGCGCGATGTAAAGCACCCCGATTACCCCACCGCAACAAAAGATCTGTGGCAGTTGGAAAATGCGAACAAGCCCACCCAAGAAGATCTGCGGAAGCAAGGTGTGCAAAATCGTACGGGATACACCACCAACCAAGATACCAAGCACTGGTTTGTCAATGATTTAGAACATCCTTATACCGAGAAAGAAGGAACCCGCTTTGATTGGATGCGCGGCTACCATGTAGGTGGTCGGTCTATCATGTGGGGCAGACAGAGCTATCGCTTGAGCCCCATGGATTTTGAAGCCAACGCCAAAGATGGTATAGCGGTAGATTGGCCGGTGCGCTATGACGAAATTGCACCATGGTACGATTATGTAGAACAATATGTTGGGGTGAGTGGCCAAAATGAAGGGCTTGCGCAGTTGCCCGATGGAAAGTTTCTTCCGCCTATGGAATTGAATTGCGTAGAGTTGGAATTGAAGAAAACATTGAAAGAAAAATTTGATAGGGCCTTTACTATTGGTAGAACGGCCCATGCCACCGCTCCACTAGCACACATGCCTTGGCGCGGCACTTGCCAATTTAGAAATTTATGTGCGCGCGGTTGCCCGTATGGCGGATATTATAGCAGCAACTCAGGTGGATTGATATCGGCAGAAAAAACGGGCAATATGACATTGCGGGCCAATTCGGTGGTGACAGAAATTATTTATGATGAGCAAAAAGGCAAAGCCACGGGCGTGAAAGTGCTGGATGGCGTAACGGGCGAGCAAATGGAATTTTATGCAAATGTCATTTTCTTGTGTGCTTCTACCATGGGCTCCGCGTTTATCATGCTCAATTCTATTTCCAATCGTTTCCCCAATGGTTTTGGAAATGATAGTGGGGAGTTGGGTCACAATATCATGGATCATCAACTAGGTGTAGGTGCGGGTGGCATGGTAGAAGGTTTTGAAGATCAATATTACTTTGGCCGAAGGGCAAACGGTTTTTACATTCCACGTTACCGCAATGTTGGAAAAGATAAGCGCGATTACTTGCGTGGATTTGGATACCAAGGTGGTGGCAGCCGGCAAGGTTGGGGCAGCTTGGTAGCGGAAATGGCTATTGGCGAAGACCTAAAGAAAATGGCTTCTACGCCTGGCAGGTGGACAATCGGCATGATGGGCTTTGGCGAAATTTTACCGGACCATGCCAATCGGGTATCCATTAACAAAGACAAAAAAGATATTCATGGTTTGCCTACTCTTCTTTTTGAAACAAATCTTAAGGAAAATGAACTGAAGATGCGGGTGGATATGAAAAATGATGCCGTGGAAATGTTAGAAGCGGCCGATGTTAAAAATATTCATTCGTATGATAATGTAACAGGGATCGGCCTTGGTATCCACGAAATGGGCACTGCGCGCATGGGCAAAGACCCCAAAACATCGGTGCTCAACAAATGGAACCAAGTGCATGCTTGTAAAAATGTATTTGTTACCGATGGTTCGTTTATGACCTCTGCGGGATGTCAGAATCCATCACTCACGTACATGGCCTTTACAGCACGTGCAGCCGATTTTGCCGTGAGCGAAATGAAAAAAGGAAATTTGTAA